In Patescibacteria group bacterium, one DNA window encodes the following:
- the ruvA gene encoding Holliday junction branch migration protein RuvA, with amino-acid sequence MIAYLFGKIIFKGNNFIILNVNNIGYKIFLSAKVLLKTEINREQEFFIFQHLGENMNDLFGFENCNELNFFEKIISVSGVGPKKAIAILSTGPADQVKSAIINKKLDFLTSVPGIGKKMAEKICFGLKDKLGTCDDNFDFCENKDLADSLVSLGYKRDDLSEALKKVDSKLALQEQIREALKYLGR; translated from the coding sequence ATGATTGCTTATTTATTTGGAAAAATTATATTTAAGGGAAATAATTTTATAATTCTTAATGTAAATAATATTGGTTATAAAATTTTTTTGTCAGCAAAAGTCTTGTTAAAAACAGAAATTAACAGAGAACAAGAATTTTTTATTTTCCAGCATTTAGGCGAGAATATGAATGATCTATTTGGATTTGAAAATTGCAATGAATTGAATTTTTTTGAAAAAATTATTTCTGTTTCAGGTGTTGGTCCAAAAAAGGCAATTGCAATTTTATCAACTGGTCCAGCTGATCAAGTAAAATCGGCAATTATTAATAAAAAGTTGGATTTTTTGACAAGCGTTCCTGGAATTGGCAAAAAAATGGCAGAAAAAATTTGTTTTGGATTGAAAGATAAATTAGGAACTTGTGATGATAATTTTGATTTTTGTGAGAATAAAGATTTAGCAGATAGTTTGGTAAGTTTGGGATATAAACGTGATGATTTAAGCGAGGCTTTGAAAAAAGTTGATTCTAAATTGGCGTTGCAAGAGCAGATTAGAGAAGCGTTAAAATATCTAGGAAGATAA
- a CDS encoding peptidoglycan bridge formation glycyltransferase FemA/FemB family protein yields the protein MQVVEIKDHEKLNIFLKQNNGSMLQSFDWGEFQKMVGRKIWRIGLEENNELIGSSLIVKMDLTKNLHYLYCGRGPIIGNPKFQIPNSKQITNYKTQITNLLDEIGRIAKQEKSMFLRIDPDWQMDEVNVKFLSDLGFKKAKKEVQPKDTWILDLSKNEDELMSSMHSKARYNIRLAQKKDIKVNRYSSVDGIKDTKFEEFWKILEKTAARDKFALHPKDYYIKQLEYFGKKDFINLFLAELNGKVVAGIIVSFWGDTAVYMHGASDYEYRKYMAPNVLQWEAIKEAKARGCKYYDFWGIAPANKLVMPTAKVEEWEGISRFKRGFGGFEKNYVGAWDLVYKKAWYWFYNLAGKIRVR from the coding sequence ATGCAAGTTGTTGAAATAAAAGATCATGAAAAATTAAATATTTTTTTAAAGCAAAATAATGGATCAATGTTGCAGAGTTTTGATTGGGGAGAATTTCAGAAAATGGTAGGCAGAAAAATTTGGCGGATTGGATTGGAAGAAAATAATGAATTAATTGGAAGTAGCTTAATTGTAAAAATGGATTTAACGAAAAATTTGCATTATTTATATTGTGGTCGCGGACCAATTATTGGAAATCCTAAATTCCAAATCCCAAATTCCAAACAAATTACAAATTACAAAACTCAAATTACAAACCTTTTGGACGAGATTGGACGAATTGCTAAACAGGAAAAATCGATGTTTTTAAGGATTGATCCTGACTGGCAAATGGATGAAGTGAATGTAAAATTTTTGAGTGATTTAGGATTTAAAAAAGCAAAAAAAGAAGTTCAGCCAAAAGATACTTGGATTTTGGATTTAAGTAAAAATGAAGATGAATTGATGTCGTCAATGCATAGTAAGGCGAGATACAATATTAGATTGGCGCAAAAAAAAGATATCAAAGTAAATAGATATTCTAGTGTTGATGGAATTAAAGATACTAAGTTTGAAGAATTTTGGAAGATTTTGGAAAAGACAGCTGCAAGAGATAAATTTGCTTTGCATCCAAAAGATTATTATATTAAGCAATTAGAATATTTTGGCAAGAAAGATTTTATTAATTTATTTTTGGCAGAATTGAATGGAAAAGTTGTGGCTGGAATTATTGTTTCTTTTTGGGGCGATACTGCGGTATACATGCATGGAGCATCAGATTATGAATATCGAAAATACATGGCGCCTAATGTTTTGCAATGGGAAGCGATTAAAGAAGCAAAAGCAAGAGGTTGTAAATACTATGATTTTTGGGGAATAGCACCTGCAAATAAATTAGTTATGCCAACAGCAAAAGTTGAGGAATGGGAAGGAATTTCGAGATTTAAACGTGGGTTTGGTGGATTTGAAAAAAATTATGTGGGAGCTTGGGATCTAGTGTATAAAAAAGCTTGGTATTGGTTTTATAATTTAGCGGGAAAAATACGAGTTAGATAG
- the lon gene encoding endopeptidase La, with protein MKDNFLKELILGKKKETLPSVALKDAVIFPKLAVPLVVKRKQSIKAIEFAKEHNDNVLFFVAQKKEDLEEIKKEDEIYQIGTIGRIRDMEVTEDGSMTVLVEGLGRAKFQKLAQTDPYLKIDVESLGEEKFEKTEEVTALMYTVINQFKSVVSMGANVPLDVMMVILNMKDPWQLCDLIVSNLDLKVSEKQKLLELNDVKEKLKNLNELLGKQTKVFAMAQKLEENTGKELEKMQKEMYLREKMKSIQKELGELGGGEDETVSLEKKIKAVKMPKKTEEEVMKEFNRMKGMPSFSPEISYIRTYIDWMVGLPWNKRSECKVDVKKSKQILDHDHYGLEKVKERILEYLSVRKLTNQIQGPILCFFGPPGVGKTSIGKSIAKSLGREFFRMSLGGIRDEAEIRGHRRTYVGAMPGRIIQGINSVKSRNPVFMLDEIDKVGNDYRGDPSSALLEALDPAQNKEFVDNYLSVPFDLSDVMFITTANVLDTIPPALRDRMEIIEFLGYTEEEKFHIAKKYLIPRQLKENGLKKEQCLFSDPSLRHIISDYVKEAGVRNLERQIAAICRKMAKSVASGGKGDNNVTIADLKKYLGPATFTQEKTEKKDEVGVVTGLAWTPAGGDILHIEASRMPGKGELRLTGQLGKVMKESAEAAYSYARTIADKLGVEEKFYKNDDIHIHVPAGGIPKDGPSAGTAMATVLVSVLSGRKINKDVAMTGEVTLRGKVLPIGGVKEKVLAAKQAGVKIVLLPEENRPNLADIPKNIQKDLKIVFVKTMDDVVKNALDAPIVK; from the coding sequence ATGAAGGATAATTTCTTGAAAGAGCTTATTTTGGGTAAAAAGAAAGAAACATTGCCATCTGTTGCGCTAAAAGATGCTGTTATTTTTCCAAAATTAGCTGTGCCATTGGTTGTAAAAAGAAAGCAATCAATCAAAGCAATTGAATTTGCAAAAGAGCATAATGATAATGTTCTATTTTTTGTTGCGCAGAAAAAAGAAGATTTAGAAGAAATTAAAAAAGAAGACGAGATTTATCAAATTGGAACGATTGGCAGAATTAGAGATATGGAAGTTACTGAAGACGGATCAATGACTGTTTTGGTGGAAGGATTAGGCAGAGCAAAATTCCAAAAATTAGCACAAACAGATCCATATTTGAAAATTGATGTTGAATCTTTGGGAGAAGAAAAATTTGAAAAAACAGAAGAAGTTACAGCATTGATGTATACAGTAATTAATCAATTCAAATCTGTTGTCTCAATGGGCGCGAATGTGCCATTGGATGTAATGATGGTGATTTTGAATATGAAAGATCCATGGCAATTATGTGATTTAATTGTTTCAAATTTAGATCTAAAAGTTTCAGAAAAACAAAAGTTATTGGAATTAAATGATGTTAAAGAAAAATTAAAAAATTTGAATGAATTATTAGGCAAACAGACAAAAGTTTTTGCAATGGCGCAAAAATTGGAAGAGAACACTGGAAAAGAATTAGAAAAAATGCAGAAAGAAATGTATTTGCGAGAAAAGATGAAATCAATTCAAAAAGAATTGGGCGAATTAGGCGGAGGAGAAGATGAAACTGTTTCTTTGGAGAAAAAAATAAAGGCAGTGAAAATGCCGAAGAAAACAGAAGAAGAAGTGATGAAAGAATTCAACAGAATGAAAGGCATGCCATCTTTTTCACCAGAAATTTCGTATATCAGAACATATATTGATTGGATGGTTGGACTTCCATGGAATAAAAGAAGCGAATGCAAAGTTGATGTCAAAAAATCAAAACAGATTTTGGATCATGATCATTATGGTTTGGAAAAAGTTAAAGAAAGAATTTTGGAATATTTATCAGTGCGAAAATTAACAAATCAAATTCAAGGTCCAATTCTTTGTTTCTTTGGACCTCCAGGAGTTGGAAAAACTTCAATAGGAAAATCAATTGCAAAGTCTTTAGGTCGAGAATTTTTTAGAATGAGTCTTGGTGGAATTAGAGACGAAGCAGAAATTCGTGGACATCGCAGAACTTATGTTGGAGCAATGCCAGGCAGAATTATTCAAGGAATAAATTCAGTGAAATCTAGAAATCCAGTTTTTATGTTAGATGAGATTGATAAAGTTGGTAATGACTATCGAGGCGATCCGTCTTCGGCTTTACTTGAAGCATTAGATCCAGCTCAGAATAAAGAATTTGTAGATAATTATTTATCAGTGCCATTTGATTTGTCTGACGTAATGTTCATTACAACTGCAAATGTCTTGGATACAATTCCGCCAGCTTTGCGAGATAGAATGGAAATAATCGAATTCTTGGGATATACAGAAGAAGAAAAATTTCATATTGCTAAAAAATATTTAATTCCAAGACAATTAAAAGAGAATGGATTGAAAAAAGAGCAATGTTTATTTTCCGATCCATCATTGCGTCATATTATTTCTGATTATGTTAAAGAAGCTGGTGTTAGAAATTTGGAAAGACAAATTGCAGCAATCTGCCGAAAAATGGCAAAATCAGTTGCTTCTGGAGGCAAGGGCGATAACAATGTAACAATTGCTGATTTGAAAAAATATTTAGGGCCAGCAACATTTACTCAAGAAAAAACTGAAAAGAAAGATGAAGTTGGAGTAGTGACCGGACTTGCTTGGACTCCAGCTGGTGGCGATATTTTGCATATTGAAGCATCTCGCATGCCTGGTAAAGGCGAATTAAGATTGACCGGACAATTAGGAAAAGTAATGAAAGAATCAGCAGAAGCAGCTTATTCTTATGCTAGAACAATTGCTGATAAATTAGGTGTTGAAGAAAAGTTTTACAAAAATGACGATATTCATATTCACGTTCCAGCTGGCGGAATTCCAAAAGATGGACCTTCGGCAGGTACAGCAATGGCAACAGTTTTAGTTTCGGTTTTGTCTGGCAGAAAAATAAATAAAGATGTGGCAATGACTGGTGAAGTAACTTTGAGAGGAAAAGTTTTGCCAATTGGCGGAGTTAAGGAAAAAGTTTTGGCTGCTAAACAAGCTGGTGTAAAAATTGTTTTGTTGCCAGAAGAAAATAGGCCAAATTTGGCAGATATTCCAAAGAATATTCAGAAAGATTTGAAAATTGTTTTTGTAAAAACAATGGATGATGTGGTGAAGAATGCGTTGGATGCGCCGATTGTGAAGTAA
- a CDS encoding epoxyqueuosine reductase QueH — translation MTRLLLHICCGPCASAVLEKIKPDYEITGYFYNPNIYPKSEYDLRLENLNKLASKIGKINNVSKISKISKIDNAKIDKLKFAVPKNDVKNWQKKVVGLEKEKEGGKRCEACIKFRLEKTAEFAMLNGFEMFGTTLSISPYKNTMMINRIGLELEKKYGVKFLEQDFSGLYKRSIELCKLNGIYRQRYCGCEYSRY, via the coding sequence ATGACAAGATTATTATTACATATTTGCTGCGGCCCATGTGCGAGTGCAGTTTTAGAAAAAATAAAACCAGATTATGAAATTACTGGCTATTTTTATAATCCAAATATTTATCCAAAAAGCGAATATGATTTAAGATTAGAGAATTTGAATAAACTTGCGAGTAAAATTGGTAAAATTAATAATGTTAGTAAAATTAGTAAAATAAGTAAAATTGATAATGCTAAAATTGATAAACTAAAATTCGCTGTTCCGAAAAATGATGTTAAGAATTGGCAAAAAAAAGTTGTTGGTTTAGAAAAAGAAAAGGAAGGCGGAAAAAGATGCGAGGCTTGCATTAAATTCAGATTAGAAAAAACAGCAGAATTTGCGATGTTGAATGGCTTTGAAATGTTTGGAACGACCTTGTCTATTTCGCCATACAAGAATACAATGATGATAAATAGAATCGGTCTTGAATTAGAAAAGAAATATGGAGTGAAATTTTTGGAACAAGATTTTAGCGGATTATATAAAAGAAGTATTGAGTTGTGTAAATTAAATGGAATTTATAGACAGCGTTACTGCGGATGTGAATATTCGAGATATTAA
- a CDS encoding NUDIX domain-containing protein yields the protein MSSKLEFSAGGIVFKKTKAGVKIALILDPFHKWTFAKGHVEEGERVERAALREVAEETGMYGLKLSEKLGEMDYWFKADSKGKPGGKDLIHKVVYWYLMEAPEDVNIELQDAEGIAELKWVTVDELSRIESYKNMQVIIDKAVEVLKAS from the coding sequence ATGTCATCAAAACTAGAATTTTCGGCAGGTGGTATAGTATTCAAAAAAACAAAAGCAGGTGTTAAAATCGCCTTGATTTTGGATCCTTTTCATAAATGGACTTTTGCAAAAGGACATGTTGAAGAAGGTGAAAGAGTGGAGCGTGCAGCTTTGCGAGAAGTAGCTGAAGAAACAGGAATGTATGGGCTTAAATTAAGCGAAAAACTTGGTGAAATGGACTATTGGTTTAAAGCTGATTCAAAAGGCAAGCCAGGAGGCAAAGATTTGATTCATAAAGTGGTATATTGGTATTTGATGGAAGCACCAGAAGATGTTAATATTGAGTTGCAAGATGCAGAAGGAATTGCAGAATTGAAATGGGTCACTGTTGATGAACTAAGTAGGATTGAAAGCTATAAGAATATGCAAGTTATTATTGATAAAGCTGTCGAGGTATTAAAGGCGAGTTAA
- a CDS encoding NYN domain-containing protein: MFDKAGRLVSTLDLYNFKIFPSISQPSIARRVDEGVPMRGKIVGKALIVMDARSILNACARRRFRIDLVVLAQKICEKMCLEYKDCRVILVVNEKKTETSFASALHFDFEKIGMGFQMETEDVYGTDTAIASLMLANAFYGEITHLVLVSGSRNFAITFSLINQYKGKSVYRIVCMYSFFLHQELRRQADVVYEFGRDISLAEINLERPKVVNDDEEDNDDDDDAVDDNDDKNDNSSGTQLSLNMQACS, from the coding sequence GTGTTTGATAAAGCTGGTAGATTAGTGAGTACGCTTGATCTTTATAATTTTAAGATATTTCCATCGATTAGTCAACCCTCAATTGCAAGAAGGGTTGACGAAGGAGTTCCGATGCGTGGGAAAATCGTAGGAAAAGCATTGATCGTGATGGATGCAAGGTCAATTTTAAATGCATGTGCAAGAAGAAGATTCCGGATTGATTTGGTAGTTTTGGCTCAGAAGATTTGTGAAAAGATGTGCCTTGAATATAAAGATTGCAGAGTTATTTTGGTAGTAAATGAAAAAAAGACTGAAACATCGTTTGCGAGTGCACTTCACTTTGATTTTGAAAAGATAGGCATGGGTTTTCAAATGGAGACAGAAGATGTATATGGTACAGATACAGCAATTGCATCATTGATGTTGGCAAATGCTTTTTATGGTGAAATCACTCATCTTGTTTTGGTTTCAGGTAGTCGGAATTTTGCAATTACCTTTAGCTTGATTAATCAATACAAAGGTAAGAGTGTCTATCGAATTGTTTGCATGTATTCTTTCTTCTTGCATCAGGAATTGAGAAGACAAGCTGATGTTGTTTATGAGTTTGGACGAGATATTTCTTTGGCAGAAATCAATCTTGAACGTCCGAAGGTTGTGAATGATGATGAAGAAGATAACGATGACGACGACGACGCTGTTGATGATAATGATGATAAAAATGATAATAGTTCTGGAACTCAGTTGAGTTTGAATATGCAGGCTTGTTCCTAA